The sequence CCTGCGAGCAGAGGGCCGGCTCGTATCCCAGCCCCTTCACGTATTCCACGAAGCGCGCCAGCACCTCGAAGTTCTCGGGCCCGATCCCCCGCTGGAAGCGCTGCGGCACGTCGCCGGGGATCTCCTGCTCGGCGAAGGGGACGAACTCGGCCGGGTGCGAGTAGAAGACCAGCGTCTCCGCCCGCCGCGCCACCCGCCGCACCGCCCACAGCACGCGCGCGAGCCCCAGCACCCGCAGCGCGCTCATGTTGATGGGAAAGAAGTAGGTCGACGGCGGGATCTCGAGCACCCGGCTCGATCCGCGCGCCCCCAGGTTCTCGCGCGCCGGGCGGTACGGGCCCAGCGGCGCCCGGTAGTAGCGCAGCGAGTTGGGCCGGCTGTACCCGGTGGTCAGCCGCCGCACCGGCACCGACGAGTCGTATTCGTACTCCAGCTCCTCCAGCACCCGCAGCGTGGTCTCGCTCACCCACAGGTTGGGGGCGCGGAAGGCCACCGGGCGCACGCCGCTGGCCTTCTCCACCGCCTCGGTGGAGCGCTCGACCCACTCGCGCTGCGAGGCGTACGGCGCCCGCTGGAAGTCTTCCTCGCTGGCGCGCCCCTTCTGCCCGTGCTCCCAGCCGTGGGTGCCGATCTGGTAGCCGCGAGCGGCCCCCTCGCGGATCAGCGCGGGATACGCCTCGGCGAACCGGCCGGTGATGAAGAGCGACGCCGGGAGCGCGTGCTCGTCGCAGAAGCGGTAGAGCTCCTCGAGCCCCACCTGCGATCCGGGGATCCAGTCGACGTCGATGGTGAAGAGGAACTGGCGCCGCGGGGCCTTGCCGTTCGGATTCACGAAAGCGCGTACAGGGGTGAAAGGGTTGCGCCCCCGGGGCCTCCCGCGGGGGAAGGCCAGGGGGCGGGGGCTCAGGCGTCCTTGCGCGGGCCCTTCATGGAGATGGCCGACATCCAGGCGTACTTCCCCAGCGGCTCCCAGCGCAGGGCCCACTGGTCGAAGCGGTCCAGGGCGTTGCGCAGCGGGATGAACGCGCGCGTCTTGCGGAACGGCACCGCCAGCAGCGAGAACAGGTGGAAGTAGCGCACCTCCACCTGGTCGAAGTAGTGGCGCAGGCGCCGGATCTGCTTCACCCCCAGGATGTGCGGCACCTCCCACGGGGTGCGCAGGTGCGGCGTGAGCTTGCGGTAGGTGTGGATGAACGGGTTGTGGCGCAGCGCCTCGAGCGCCAGCATCTGGCCGCCCGGCTTCAGCACCCGGCAGCACTCGCCGATCGCCCGGTCCAGGTCCACGTGGTGCAGCGCGCCGTACACCACCACCACGTCGAAGCTGGCGTCGGGGAAGGTGAGGTTCTCGCCGTCCATCACCTCGTACGAGCAGAGGTGGCCCACCCCGGCGCGCCGCGCGTTGCCCTCGGCGTTCTCGATCCCCTCGGGCGAGATGTCGATCCCCACCACCGTGGCGCCGTAGCGGGCGGCCAGGATCCCGTTCTCGCCGCTGCCGCAGGCGAAGTCCAGCACGCGCACCCCGGGGCGGCAGCGCGCGCGCAGCCACTCCTTCTCGTACTCTTCCAGGCTCTTCTGGATCGAGTAGTACTTGACGTTGGCGAAGTGCTTCTTGAACGCCTCGGGGTCGCGCACCAGCGTCTGCAGGTCGGCCTGCTCCTCGGCG comes from Longimicrobium sp. and encodes:
- a CDS encoding polysaccharide deacetylase family protein, with the translated sequence MNPNGKAPRRQFLFTIDVDWIPGSQVGLEELYRFCDEHALPASLFITGRFAEAYPALIREGAARGYQIGTHGWEHGQKGRASEEDFQRAPYASQREWVERSTEAVEKASGVRPVAFRAPNLWVSETTLRVLEELEYEYDSSVPVRRLTTGYSRPNSLRYYRAPLGPYRPARENLGARGSSRVLEIPPSTYFFPINMSALRVLGLARVLWAVRRVARRAETLVFYSHPAEFVPFAEQEIPGDVPQRFQRGIGPENFEVLARFVEYVKGLGYEPALCSQVRA
- a CDS encoding class I SAM-dependent methyltransferase; translated protein: MARVHYNIEELEERKLQEIEHSRNRRKILQGYERYADTNAEEQADLQTLVRDPEAFKKHFANVKYYSIQKSLEEYEKEWLRARCRPGVRVLDFACGSGENGILAARYGATVVGIDISPEGIENAEGNARRAGVGHLCSYEVMDGENLTFPDASFDVVVVYGALHHVDLDRAIGECCRVLKPGGQMLALEALRHNPFIHTYRKLTPHLRTPWEVPHILGVKQIRRLRHYFDQVEVRYFHLFSLLAVPFRKTRAFIPLRNALDRFDQWALRWEPLGKYAWMSAISMKGPRKDA